A genomic region of Nymphaea colorata isolate Beijing-Zhang1983 chromosome 2, ASM883128v2, whole genome shotgun sequence contains the following coding sequences:
- the LOC116246806 gene encoding 54S ribosomal protein L19, mitochondrial-like yields MSTLKEILTRRPVAATIRLTVPAGGARPAPPVGPALGQYRLNLMAFCKDFNARTQKYKPDTPMAVTITAFKDNTFEFTVKSPSVTWYLKKAAGIESGSSRPGHIKASTLTLKHIYEIAKIKQSDPYCQYMPLESICKSIIGTARTMGIEVQKELD; encoded by the coding sequence ATGTCAACTCTCAAAGAAATCTTGACAAGAAGGCCTGTTGCAGCAACCATTCGGTTAACAGTGCCCGCTGGTGGAGCTCGACCCGCTCCACCAGTTGGGCCAGCACTTGGTCAATATCGGCTCAATCTAATGGCCTTCTGTAAAGACTTCAATGCTCGGACTCAAAAATACAAGCCTGATACTCCAATGGCTGTGACAATTACTGCCTTCAAGGATAACACATTCGAGTTCACAGTCAAGTCTCCATCTGTGACATGGTACCTTAAGAAAGCTGCTGGCATAGAATCTGGTAGTAGTCGGCCTGGTCACATCAAGGCCAGTACCCTCACTCTGAAGCACATCTATGAAATTGCCAAAATTAAGCAATCTGACCCTTATTGCCAATATATGCCCCTAGAGTCTATCTGTAAATCCATTATTGGGACTGCAAGGACCATGGGGATTGAGGTTCAGAAGGAACTGGACTGA